Proteins encoded together in one Planctomyces sp. SH-PL14 window:
- a CDS encoding RNA ligase family protein: MGASHGDFTKYPRTPHLFGSKGTDDDKHLGEAESWRFIADRSLIVEEKIDGTNVGIHFTADGEMVLQCRGHLIGEGMHPQYDLFKQWVAVRRDILEPMLEDRYILFGEWVYARHSIHYRGLPHYFFEFDIYDKSAELFLDLQRRLALLDGTGLQTVPVLHTGPATRDDLPGLIGPSRFDSHFENPATGQPDNLMEGLYLRTEADGRVTGRAKFVRPEFVEKIRQSTHWQHQAMVPNRLAEGAEIWS; this comes from the coding sequence ATGGGCGCCTCGCACGGTGACTTCACCAAGTATCCCCGCACACCGCACCTCTTCGGTTCGAAAGGGACTGACGACGACAAGCACCTCGGCGAGGCGGAATCGTGGCGGTTCATCGCGGACCGGTCGCTCATCGTCGAAGAGAAGATCGACGGCACGAACGTCGGCATCCACTTCACCGCCGATGGCGAGATGGTCCTGCAGTGCCGCGGCCACCTCATCGGCGAAGGGATGCATCCGCAGTACGACCTGTTCAAACAGTGGGTCGCCGTTCGCCGCGACATTCTCGAGCCGATGCTGGAGGACCGCTACATCCTGTTCGGCGAGTGGGTCTACGCGCGGCATTCGATCCACTACCGCGGCCTCCCGCACTACTTCTTCGAGTTCGACATCTACGACAAATCGGCCGAACTCTTCCTCGACCTGCAGCGGCGGCTCGCACTCCTGGACGGCACGGGACTTCAGACGGTCCCGGTCCTTCACACCGGACCGGCGACGCGGGACGACCTCCCGGGGCTGATCGGGCCGTCGCGATTCGACAGTCACTTTGAGAACCCGGCCACCGGCCAGCCCGACAACCTGATGGAGGGGCTGTACCTGCGGACCGAGGCGGACGGACGGGTGACCGGACGGGCCAAGTTCGTCCGTCCGGAGTTCGTCGAGAAGATCCGCCAGAGCACGCACTGGCAGCATCAGGCGATGGTGCCCAACCGGCTGGCCGAAGGGGCGGAGATTTGGTCATGA
- a CDS encoding tRNA(His) guanylyltransferase Thg1 family protein, giving the protein MQFNELDKTMRVYETAADLSVLPDLFMVARLDGRSFTRLTKGLCSFEAPFDVRFRDLMVETARSLMTCGFRVQYAATASDEISLLLDPAEQQFGRKLRKYTSTLAGEASAQFSVKLGRAASFDCRISQLPTPGRVVDYFRWRSEDAARNALSAWCYWTLRKEGVEAREADRCLLGLSVGQKNELLFRRGINFNDLPSWQKRGVGLFWEEYDKPSTNPKTGQPVTTRRKRIRTEFELPMRDGYNDYVRAFVSSTQSVPGAL; this is encoded by the coding sequence ATGCAGTTCAATGAACTCGACAAGACGATGCGGGTCTACGAAACCGCCGCGGACCTCTCCGTCCTTCCAGACCTGTTCATGGTCGCCCGTCTCGACGGCCGCAGCTTCACCCGGCTGACGAAGGGACTGTGTTCCTTTGAGGCCCCGTTCGATGTCCGGTTCCGGGACCTGATGGTGGAGACCGCCCGGTCGCTCATGACGTGCGGCTTCCGGGTGCAGTACGCCGCGACCGCCAGCGACGAGATCTCCCTCCTCCTCGATCCCGCGGAGCAGCAGTTTGGCCGCAAGCTCCGAAAATACACCTCCACGCTGGCCGGCGAAGCGAGCGCTCAGTTCTCCGTCAAGCTGGGCCGCGCCGCCTCCTTCGACTGCCGGATCTCGCAACTGCCGACACCAGGGCGGGTCGTCGACTACTTTCGTTGGCGAAGCGAAGACGCCGCGCGGAACGCGCTCAGTGCATGGTGCTACTGGACGCTCCGCAAGGAGGGAGTCGAAGCCCGGGAAGCGGACCGATGCCTCCTCGGACTCTCCGTGGGGCAGAAGAACGAACTGCTCTTCCGCCGCGGGATCAACTTCAACGACCTCCCGAGCTGGCAGAAACGGGGCGTCGGACTCTTCTGGGAGGAGTACGACAAACCGTCGACCAATCCGAAAACGGGCCAACCGGTCACGACCCGCCGGAAGCGGATTCGCACGGAGTTCGAACTCCCCATGCGTGACGGCTACAACGACTACGTCCGCGCATTCGTCTCCTCCACCCAATCCGTTCCGGGAGCACTCTGA
- a CDS encoding AAA family ATPase, giving the protein MTWEQLKGAPIEEVVAWAESQPWCRAMSACAQDPEWHSEGDVWTHTQMVLRQLLELDEWPTLAPHERAVLTFTALFHDVAKPLTTEVDPETGRVRSPRHAVKGEQVARSVLRELGCDLATREEIARLVRYHGRPAFLLEREEPVHEVVRLSWLVSNRLLFLFAIADTRGRDTDSMSRPEENLHFWKMTAEEAGCFEGPYPFASDHARFTFFRKARPSLHYVPHDAPSCRVTVMSGVPGSGKDTWLARHRPELPVVSLDGIRGELDVDPTDDQGTVAQEARERCREWLRAGRAFAFNATNTMRLTRGRWLDLFADYGARIEIVYLEPPLSRILGQNRGRRSVVPEAVVRRLLEKCEPPTWLECHELIVVE; this is encoded by the coding sequence ATGACGTGGGAGCAACTCAAGGGAGCCCCGATTGAAGAGGTCGTGGCCTGGGCCGAGAGCCAGCCCTGGTGTCGGGCGATGTCGGCGTGCGCGCAGGACCCAGAGTGGCATTCCGAAGGGGATGTGTGGACGCACACGCAGATGGTGCTGCGCCAGCTTCTCGAACTGGACGAGTGGCCGACGCTCGCGCCGCACGAGCGGGCGGTCCTGACCTTCACGGCGCTGTTTCACGATGTCGCCAAGCCGCTGACGACGGAGGTCGATCCGGAGACCGGGCGCGTCCGGTCGCCGCGGCATGCGGTGAAAGGGGAGCAGGTCGCTCGGTCGGTTCTCCGCGAGCTCGGGTGCGACCTGGCGACCCGGGAGGAGATTGCCCGTCTGGTTCGCTATCACGGTCGGCCGGCATTTCTGCTGGAGCGCGAGGAGCCGGTTCACGAGGTCGTGCGGTTGTCGTGGCTGGTGAGCAACCGGCTTCTGTTCCTGTTCGCCATCGCCGACACGCGGGGCCGCGATACCGACTCAATGTCGCGGCCGGAGGAGAACCTGCACTTCTGGAAGATGACCGCGGAGGAGGCGGGCTGTTTTGAGGGACCGTATCCATTTGCGAGCGACCATGCGCGGTTCACCTTCTTCCGGAAGGCCCGGCCGAGCCTGCACTATGTGCCGCATGATGCTCCGTCGTGCCGGGTGACGGTGATGTCGGGAGTGCCGGGGAGTGGGAAGGATACTTGGCTGGCGCGGCATCGGCCGGAGCTGCCTGTGGTATCGCTGGATGGGATACGGGGTGAGCTGGATGTCGATCCGACGGACGACCAGGGGACGGTGGCACAGGAGGCGCGGGAGCGGTGTCGGGAGTGGTTGCGGGCGGGGAGGGCGTTTGCGTTCAACGCGACGAACACGATGCGGCTGACGCGGGGGCGGTGGCTGGATCTGTTTGCGGACTATGGGGCCCGGATCGAGATTGTGTATCTGGAGCCGCCGCTGTCGCGGATCCTGGGACAGAATCGGGGACGTCGGAGTGTGGTGCCGGAGGCGGTGGTTCGAAGGTTGCTGGAGAAGTGTGAGCCGCCCACGTGGCTGGAGTGCCACGAGTTGATCGTGGTTGAGTAA
- a CDS encoding low molecular weight protein tyrosine phosphatase family protein, which yields MNVLFICGRNRLRSPTAEQVFADWPGVETASAGLNPEAESPVTAEVLEWAEIIFVMDPAQRSKLSSRFQPYLRDKRVICLGIPDRYDFMEPELIRILQEKVPRHLPHA from the coding sequence GTGAACGTCCTGTTTATCTGCGGCCGGAACCGTCTGCGGAGTCCGACCGCCGAGCAGGTCTTTGCGGACTGGCCCGGTGTCGAGACTGCGTCGGCCGGTCTCAATCCGGAGGCCGAGAGTCCCGTGACAGCGGAGGTTCTCGAGTGGGCTGAGATCATTTTTGTGATGGATCCGGCGCAGCGGTCCAAGCTTTCGAGTCGCTTCCAACCATACCTCCGGGACAAGCGGGTAATCTGCCTGGGCATTCCGGACCGGTACGATTTTATGGAGCCCGAGCTGATCCGGATTCTGCAGGAGAAGGTCCCCCGACACCTCCCGCACGCCTGA
- a CDS encoding AAA family ATPase, protein MQAVLFIGLQASGKSSFYKDRFFSTHVRINLDQLRTRHREQKLLSVCLETDLPFVIDNTNPTRRIRSAYIAAARAARYSVIGYYFQSRVEQCLTRNRLRPKPVPDVGILSTARTLERPAFDEGFDALRYVRLTDSGFIDEEWCDAVQ, encoded by the coding sequence ATGCAGGCGGTCCTGTTCATCGGCCTTCAGGCCTCGGGCAAATCGTCCTTCTATAAGGACCGGTTCTTCTCCACGCACGTCCGGATCAACCTCGATCAACTGCGGACACGCCACCGCGAGCAGAAACTTCTCTCGGTCTGCCTGGAGACAGACCTCCCGTTCGTGATCGACAACACCAACCCCACCCGTCGAATCCGGTCGGCCTATATCGCCGCGGCCCGAGCCGCCCGCTACTCGGTCATCGGCTACTACTTTCAATCGCGCGTCGAGCAGTGTCTCACTCGCAATCGGCTCCGGCCGAAACCCGTTCCGGACGTCGGCATCCTGTCGACCGCCCGGACTCTTGAACGTCCCGCCTTCGACGAAGGTTTCGACGCCCTGCGGTACGTCCGGCTGACCGACTCGGGCTTCATCGATGAGGAGTGGTGCGATGCAGTTCAATGA
- a CDS encoding DUF4339 domain-containing protein, with protein sequence MAAGQQWYYVKNQQKYGPVSAAELQSLVRSGKLGPRDLIWTDQWPDWRAVATVPGLMGSAAGAQSGPPPLPPRAGKGSAPPRDDAEEADGRRPPSTMGIVIGALAGGIALTVLACCGIAALFDPVNVAPQRPAPRAVVDEPPARGFLDPEPDAGQSM encoded by the coding sequence TTGGCTGCGGGTCAACAGTGGTATTACGTCAAGAACCAGCAGAAGTACGGCCCGGTCTCCGCGGCCGAGCTTCAGTCGCTGGTCCGGTCGGGGAAGCTGGGGCCGAGGGACCTGATCTGGACGGACCAGTGGCCCGACTGGCGGGCGGTGGCGACGGTCCCGGGACTGATGGGGTCCGCGGCCGGCGCGCAGTCGGGGCCCCCTCCGCTGCCGCCGCGAGCGGGGAAGGGTTCTGCTCCGCCGCGGGACGACGCGGAGGAGGCCGACGGCCGTCGCCCGCCGAGCACGATGGGGATTGTGATCGGGGCGCTCGCCGGCGGGATTGCGCTGACGGTGCTGGCCTGCTGCGGAATCGCGGCGCTGTTCGATCCGGTGAACGTTGCACCGCAGCGGCCGGCTCCGAGGGCTGTGGTGGATGAGCCACCTGCGCGGGGGTTCCTTGATCCTGAGCCCGATGCGGGGCAGTCAATGTGA
- a CDS encoding SUKH-3 domain-containing protein: MSARDDTDDLLQLPDVVAEAFVRAGWRPRVRRERDLFSEEFPRASTLLDELSGLVVEALPQSGPLIPTSLEFRISSHEAEREFDDADHRRLLPELLGVSLCPVAYGGGCHAYLLVADNGWIFTLSFSGTGCYLMGTSFSDAAWRILTGQRRLPVVWGDPDVPWQLHLDPLELQQQMSVLEPFRIERGQGLQGAAPVFPTKPPPRTPGAIERLVEWQDEQNRRRFHPLSLRFLIPCVVVGAASFFCFLLTSATLALRISATATLIPFGALSFACLAAATDEAEVRRQPRSGLVSIIIAVFCLAWLVCLAGIWIR; this comes from the coding sequence GTGTCTGCGAGAGACGACACCGACGATCTGCTGCAGCTTCCCGACGTCGTCGCCGAGGCTTTCGTCCGGGCGGGCTGGCGGCCCCGTGTCCGCCGCGAGCGCGACCTCTTTTCCGAGGAATTCCCGAGGGCATCGACGCTCCTGGATGAGCTTTCCGGGCTGGTCGTCGAGGCGCTTCCCCAAAGCGGGCCGCTGATCCCGACATCGCTCGAATTCCGGATCTCATCGCATGAGGCGGAGCGCGAGTTCGACGACGCTGATCATCGGCGTCTGCTGCCAGAGCTCTTGGGGGTGTCGCTGTGCCCGGTCGCCTACGGCGGCGGGTGTCACGCCTATCTTCTCGTTGCGGATAACGGCTGGATCTTTACGTTGTCCTTCTCTGGAACCGGTTGCTATCTGATGGGCACGTCCTTCAGTGACGCCGCGTGGCGGATCCTGACGGGACAGCGCAGGCTCCCGGTGGTCTGGGGTGATCCGGACGTTCCGTGGCAGCTCCATCTCGACCCGTTGGAGCTTCAACAGCAGATGTCCGTCCTTGAGCCCTTTCGGATCGAACGAGGGCAAGGACTCCAGGGAGCGGCTCCCGTGTTTCCGACGAAACCGCCTCCGAGGACGCCCGGCGCGATCGAGCGACTGGTGGAGTGGCAGGACGAGCAGAACCGGCGCCGGTTTCATCCGCTTTCGTTGCGGTTTCTGATCCCCTGTGTTGTGGTTGGCGCGGCCTCTTTCTTCTGCTTCCTGTTGACCAGCGCCACGCTCGCTTTGCGAATCTCGGCAACCGCGACACTGATTCCCTTTGGAGCTCTCTCGTTCGCCTGCCTTGCTGCAGCCACAGACGAGGCCGAAGTACGCAGGCAACCTCGATCCGGACTGGTCTCCATCATCATCGCGGTCTTTTGCCTCGCGTGGCTTGTCTGTCTGGCGGGGATCTGGATCCGATAA
- a CDS encoding OB-fold protein, whose product MTEPAIQVTPAQLFAEYEANDIAADRKYKGKVLQMTGTVDNISRDILDTIYVTLKAGNTTFFRIQCFFDDGSEEAVAKLSSGQSLTIRGRCDGKFGNVMLKDCAIVK is encoded by the coding sequence ATGACCGAGCCGGCGATTCAGGTCACTCCCGCGCAGCTGTTTGCGGAGTATGAGGCGAACGACATTGCCGCCGACCGGAAGTACAAGGGGAAGGTGCTGCAGATGACGGGGACGGTGGACAACATCAGCCGGGACATTCTGGACACGATCTATGTGACGTTGAAGGCGGGGAATACGACGTTCTTCCGCATCCAGTGTTTCTTTGATGATGGCTCTGAGGAGGCGGTGGCGAAGTTGAGTTCGGGGCAATCGCTGACGATTCGGGGGCGGTGTGACGGGAAGTTCGGCAATGTGATGTTGAAGGACTGCGCGATCGTGAAGTGA